In Francisella hispaniensis FSC454, a genomic segment contains:
- a CDS encoding DUF4381 domain-containing protein: MQTNNLLEQLKDIYLPEKVSQWWPLAYGWWLLLAAVILVIIVSLVFLHLRRKAKRYKDCIIADFRKTVEITYQQKPKEVLQDISVYLKRVALQKFPNESIKTLHGPQWLEFLDTKLKQQSFKNTKANMLGNSYKPVELDKATLNEIMTVAEQWLRRVL, encoded by the coding sequence ATGCAAACTAATAATCTTTTGGAGCAATTAAAAGATATTTATTTGCCAGAGAAGGTTTCTCAATGGTGGCCATTAGCGTATGGTTGGTGGTTACTTTTAGCAGCAGTTATTTTGGTTATTATTGTTAGTTTAGTATTTTTACATTTACGCAGAAAAGCAAAGCGCTATAAAGATTGTATAATAGCTGATTTTAGAAAAACTGTAGAAATTACTTATCAGCAAAAGCCTAAAGAAGTTCTACAAGATATTTCAGTATATCTAAAAAGAGTCGCTTTACAAAAGTTTCCTAATGAGTCAATTAAAACTTTGCACGGTCCGCAATGGCTTGAATTTTTAGATACAAAACTTAAGCAACAAAGTTTCAAAAATACTAAAGCTAATATGCTTGGCAATAGCTATAAGCCAGTTGAGCTAGATAAAGCAACATTAAATGAGATTATGACTGTGGCTGAGCAGTGGTTAAGGAGAGTTCTATGA
- a CDS encoding AAA family ATPase produces the protein MSVYNHFQELLEFLNNRVVGQENLNKRLLIALLAGGHLLVEGAPGLAKTTAIKTLSESIDCSYHRVQFTPDLLPADLTGTEIYISQQQSFEFQSGPLFHNLLLADEINRAPAKVQSALLEAMGEKQITVGKKTYPLSNLFMVMATQNPIEQEGTYPLPEAQLDRFMLFVKIEYPDPKTEAKILAISRGEALGHKLKHPNIHQETIFKAQKEVLNVQVSQALEQYIIELILATRDPAKYNQNIKKWIAFGSSPRGTIALDRAARAHAWLSGNDYVSPSDVHAVIYEVLRHRILLTFEADVDGVTSDDVITELLKAVPIP, from the coding sequence GTGTCGGTATATAATCATTTTCAAGAATTATTAGAGTTTTTAAACAATCGTGTTGTAGGTCAAGAAAACCTTAACAAACGCTTATTAATCGCTCTATTAGCAGGAGGGCACCTGCTTGTAGAGGGGGCGCCTGGTTTAGCTAAAACAACTGCTATTAAAACATTATCTGAGAGTATAGATTGCTCATATCATAGAGTACAGTTTACTCCTGATCTTTTACCTGCTGATTTGACAGGTACAGAAATTTATATATCACAGCAACAAAGCTTTGAATTTCAGTCTGGACCATTATTTCACAACTTATTGCTTGCTGATGAGATTAACAGGGCTCCTGCTAAGGTACAATCTGCATTGCTTGAGGCTATGGGTGAAAAGCAAATAACAGTTGGTAAGAAAACTTATCCACTATCTAACTTATTTATGGTGATGGCAACACAAAACCCTATTGAGCAAGAAGGAACCTATCCGCTTCCTGAAGCGCAATTAGACAGATTTATGTTATTTGTCAAAATTGAATACCCTGATCCTAAAACAGAGGCAAAAATCTTAGCTATAAGCCGTGGTGAGGCACTAGGACATAAGCTAAAGCATCCTAATATTCACCAAGAAACTATTTTTAAAGCACAAAAAGAAGTACTAAATGTCCAAGTTTCTCAAGCATTAGAGCAATATATTATCGAGCTAATATTAGCAACTAGAGATCCAGCAAAATACAATCAAAATATCAAAAAATGGATTGCGTTTGGTTCTAGTCCTAGAGGTACTATAGCTTTAGATAGAGCGGCACGAGCACACGCGTGGCTTTCAGGTAATGATTATGTCTCTCCTAGTGATGTTCATGCGGTAATTTATGAAGTTCTACGCCATAGGATACTATTAACTTTTGAGGCTGATGTTGATGGTGTAACCAGTGATGATGTTATTACCGAATTACTAAAGGCAGTGCCTATCCCGTAG
- a CDS encoding vWA domain-containing protein, giving the protein MINIEYPWFFALIILPFLAYWLLSRAKRDKQLALKTPFFEQLESQIGNAGTRNFKRANYLKYLLGVIWILLIISGSGIQWLGKPISLPQSGRDLIMAIDLSGSMAIQDMKKSNGQMESRFDLVMRVANQFLDTRKGDRVGLILFGTRAYLQTPLTFDIATVKKMLDDVSIALPGPQTAIGDAIGLAVKKLKKYPGDSKALILLTDGENNSGTLQPLQAAEIAKQYHIKIYTIGLGGGQMIVETTFGQRLINTSEDLDTTVLEKIAAMTGGKYFRAQNSSDLKKVYESIDKLEPIESDKTVVRPVTYLYPWSLGLALILSFIMAIIWLKRRRGY; this is encoded by the coding sequence ATGATAAACATAGAATATCCATGGTTTTTCGCTTTGATTATTTTACCATTTTTGGCTTATTGGCTGCTGTCAAGAGCAAAGCGAGATAAACAGCTAGCTTTGAAAACGCCATTTTTTGAACAGCTAGAGTCTCAAATTGGTAATGCTGGTACTCGTAATTTTAAAAGAGCAAATTACCTTAAATATTTATTAGGTGTTATTTGGATACTTTTGATTATCTCAGGGTCAGGTATCCAATGGCTAGGTAAACCAATTAGTTTACCTCAAAGTGGTAGAGATTTGATCATGGCTATAGATTTATCTGGAAGTATGGCTATCCAAGATATGAAAAAATCTAATGGACAAATGGAGTCAAGATTTGATCTAGTGATGCGTGTTGCTAATCAGTTTCTTGATACACGAAAGGGTGATAGAGTTGGTTTGATACTTTTTGGAACTAGAGCATATCTACAAACTCCATTAACTTTTGATATTGCTACAGTCAAAAAAATGCTTGATGATGTTAGTATTGCCTTACCCGGCCCGCAGACAGCTATTGGTGATGCTATAGGCTTAGCAGTTAAAAAACTCAAAAAATACCCTGGAGATTCTAAGGCGTTAATTTTACTAACGGACGGTGAGAATAATTCTGGGACACTACAGCCGCTACAGGCAGCAGAGATCGCCAAACAGTATCATATAAAAATTTATACTATTGGCTTAGGTGGTGGTCAGATGATTGTTGAGACTACTTTTGGTCAGAGATTGATAAATACCTCTGAAGACCTTGATACAACTGTCTTGGAAAAAATTGCTGCAATGACTGGAGGTAAATACTTTAGAGCACAAAATAGTAGTGACCTTAAGAAAGTATATGAGTCGATAGACAAACTTGAGCCAATAGAATCAGATAAAACTGTTGTTAGGCCAGTTACATATTTATATCCATGGAGTCTTGGTTTAGCATTGATTTTGAGTTTTATTATGGCAATTATATGGTTAAAACGCAGGAGAGGATATTAA
- a CDS encoding vWA domain-containing protein, whose amino-acid sequence MVFHFLRPWWLLALIPVVIFVILLLKHSSQANGWAKYCDSDLLEHIVVGQQSTPKKSLIPLIFLLIWFVTIFSLAGPTWKYKDVPVYQKNISRVIALDVSQSMDTTDVSPSRLERAKYKIFDILRRIKEGQVGMIVFSSEPFVVSPLTSDANTIENLVTVINSDIVPVQGHNIYKALKKSAQLIEQAGAQQGQIILITDSSPSPQAISQAKQLAQQGIKTDVYAIGTPMGGIAKDEKGNYLKDSQGNIQYFGIDLSKLESLATAGAGKLVTLTANNSDVKSLLSEQQVSSTKKSKEQSANIFWQDGGIYFIWLVTILSVFLFRRGILERVCR is encoded by the coding sequence ATGGTTTTTCATTTTTTAAGACCTTGGTGGCTTTTAGCTCTTATTCCTGTCGTGATTTTTGTGATATTGCTTTTGAAGCATTCATCACAAGCAAATGGTTGGGCTAAGTATTGCGATAGCGATTTATTAGAGCATATAGTCGTTGGTCAGCAATCAACACCAAAAAAGTCACTTATACCATTGATATTTTTGCTTATTTGGTTTGTCACTATTTTTAGTCTGGCTGGACCAACTTGGAAATACAAGGATGTGCCAGTTTACCAAAAAAATATCTCAAGAGTTATAGCATTAGATGTTTCGCAATCTATGGATACTACAGATGTTTCACCAAGTAGGCTAGAGCGAGCTAAGTATAAGATATTTGACATTCTGCGTCGCATAAAAGAAGGACAAGTCGGTATGATAGTTTTCTCAAGTGAGCCATTTGTAGTATCACCACTTACTTCAGACGCTAATACTATTGAAAATCTTGTTACGGTAATTAACTCAGATATAGTTCCAGTACAAGGTCATAATATTTATAAAGCCCTCAAAAAATCAGCACAGCTAATTGAGCAAGCTGGAGCACAGCAAGGACAAATAATTTTAATAACAGACTCATCGCCATCGCCACAAGCAATAAGTCAAGCAAAGCAGCTTGCACAGCAAGGAATAAAAACTGATGTTTATGCAATAGGAACTCCTATGGGGGGAATAGCTAAGGATGAGAAAGGTAATTATCTAAAGGATAGTCAAGGCAATATTCAATACTTTGGTATAGATTTAAGTAAACTTGAAAGCTTAGCAACTGCTGGAGCTGGGAAATTAGTAACGCTGACAGCTAATAATAGCGATGTTAAAAGCTTATTGTCAGAGCAACAAGTAAGCTCAACAAAAAAATCAAAAGAGCAGTCAGCAAATATTTTTTGGCAAGATGGGGGTATATATTTTATATGGTTGGTGACTATTTTGAGTGTATTTCTTTTTAGAAGAGGTATTTTGGAGAGAGTATGTCGCTAA
- the cyoE gene encoding heme o synthase, whose protein sequence is MYFKRYLQLAKPGIIFGNLITLIGGFLLATHREIGFEYLPLFVYVMIGVALMIAAGCVFNNIYDKDIDSSMTRTQKRPLVTGDISVIQATIYGSILLILSCLVLYYLVNLLTLWIIIIGFIVYVGVYTVSKRLTIHATVLGGISGAIPPVAGYTAVVNTLDYNALALFLILFFWQIPHSYAIAILYMDDYKKVKLPMLPIVKGMAYTKKIMLFYLALFVVSCALPAVLGSADLFSFVVCMLVALFWLYKSIQSYKNDVDKVFAKTVFKFSIIVITAICLTMG, encoded by the coding sequence ATGTATTTCAAAAGATATCTTCAATTAGCTAAGCCAGGTATTATTTTTGGTAATCTTATTACCCTCATAGGCGGGTTTTTATTAGCTACACATCGAGAAATAGGCTTTGAGTATCTGCCTTTGTTTGTATATGTGATGATAGGTGTTGCATTAATGATTGCAGCAGGCTGTGTCTTTAATAATATTTATGATAAAGATATTGATAGTAGTATGACACGCACACAAAAGCGCCCATTAGTTACTGGAGATATCTCTGTAATACAAGCGACAATATATGGTTCAATACTACTTATATTAAGCTGTTTAGTTTTGTATTACTTAGTAAATCTATTGACATTATGGATTATAATTATAGGTTTTATAGTCTATGTTGGTGTTTATACAGTTTCAAAACGCTTAACTATACATGCTACAGTTTTAGGTGGTATCTCAGGAGCAATTCCCCCAGTAGCTGGTTATACAGCTGTAGTTAATACATTAGACTACAATGCTTTAGCTTTGTTTTTAATTCTATTCTTTTGGCAAATTCCACATTCGTATGCTATAGCGATACTATATATGGATGATTATAAAAAAGTTAAGTTACCAATGCTTCCAATAGTCAAAGGTATGGCTTACACTAAAAAAATTATGTTATTTTATCTAGCTTTATTTGTGGTTTCATGTGCTTTACCGGCAGTGCTTGGAAGTGCAGATTTGTTTTCATTTGTTGTATGTATGCTTGTAGCACTATTTTGGTTGTATAAATCTATACAATCTTATAAAAATGATGTAGATAAAGTTTTTGCTAAAACTGTATTTAAATTCTCCATAATCGTTATTACAGCTATTTGTCTGACGATGGGTTAG
- a CDS encoding radical SAM protein yields the protein MDRYSKITNVHNYKREIVLLKSRPCAYGKCTFCDYILDNSRNIDEINAINFEVLANVTGEFGILEVINSGNVFELPQATKQRIKEIIKQKNIKLLFVEAHWMYKDHLHKIKDIFETDIFIKTGLESFDNNFREKLLNKGFYHDSPQQLSQLFDSVCLLIGVKGQTKEIIKKDIEIAKKYFKHTTLNLYVNNTTTIQADEQLKSWFLEEYKELFKDPQFEILVSNTDFGVGD from the coding sequence ATGGATCGCTATAGTAAAATTACAAATGTGCATAATTACAAAAGAGAAATTGTACTGCTTAAAAGTCGTCCATGTGCTTACGGCAAATGTACATTTTGTGACTATATTCTAGACAACTCTAGAAATATTGATGAGATCAATGCGATAAATTTTGAAGTTTTAGCAAATGTTACCGGTGAATTTGGTATCTTAGAAGTAATTAATTCTGGTAATGTTTTTGAACTTCCTCAAGCAACTAAACAGCGTATCAAAGAAATAATAAAGCAAAAGAATATCAAGCTACTTTTTGTCGAAGCACACTGGATGTATAAAGATCATCTACACAAAATTAAAGATATTTTTGAAACAGATATCTTTATAAAAACAGGCTTGGAGAGCTTTGATAATAATTTTAGAGAGAAGCTCCTTAACAAAGGTTTCTATCATGATTCACCTCAACAATTAAGCCAACTTTTTGACTCGGTGTGTTTATTGATAGGAGTTAAAGGACAAACCAAAGAAATTATCAAAAAAGATATCGAAATAGCTAAGAAATACTTCAAGCACACTACTTTGAACTTATATGTGAATAACACTACCACCATTCAAGCTGATGAGCAACTCAAAAGCTGGTTTTTAGAAGAATACAAAGAATTATTTAAAGATCCTCAATTTGAAATACTTGTTAGTAATACTGACTTTGGTGTTGGTGACTAA
- a CDS encoding DUF3568 family protein — MKKIKLLAAYVLATLTLVSCSNNASLSNDLNSAGDSIVRFVNGTFYAELYNTSLQSVYNATLLALNNSNIYSVKNNTINSQDAEITGTYATDKNFFNKSGQDDFAIRLVKGNQNTVNLFMKIGKLGDKQASVDLLANIQTNLGI, encoded by the coding sequence ATGAAAAAAATCAAACTTTTAGCTGCATATGTACTAGCTACACTTACCCTAGTTAGCTGCTCAAATAATGCTAGTCTTTCTAATGATTTAAATTCGGCAGGTGATTCTATTGTCAGATTTGTAAACGGTACATTTTATGCTGAACTTTATAATACTAGTTTACAAAGCGTTTATAATGCTACACTACTAGCACTAAATAATAGCAATATCTATAGCGTAAAGAATAATACCATCAACAGCCAAGATGCTGAAATCACTGGTACTTATGCTACAGATAAAAATTTCTTTAATAAGTCTGGACAAGATGATTTTGCTATTAGACTTGTTAAAGGCAACCAAAACACTGTTAACTTATTTATGAAAATAGGCAAACTTGGTGATAAGCAAGCATCTGTTGACCTACTTGCAAACATCCAAACTAACTTAGGTATATAA
- a CDS encoding tetratricopeptide repeat protein codes for MSLRKLIFVLLLLPCFCFANKWNDLWQTRDQQGMSYYESGNAKKAAEAFENSNWKGSSYYKAGDYQNAYQEFKKDDSAKGLYNQGNALTHMGEYKKAIDAYTKAIQKRPDFADAKNNLEVAKELEKQQKQQQNNNKDNKDNKDNKDNKDNKDNKDNKDNKDNKDNKDNKDNKDNKDNKDNKDNKDNKDNKDNKDNKDNKDNKDNKDNKDNKDNKDNKDNKDNKDNKDNKDNKDNKDNKDNKDNKDNKDNKDNKDNKDNKDNKDNKDNKDNKDQNEQAKIDQRQKELNNKEANKLLSMIYDDPGGLLKNKFARDYQRMIGDKREN; via the coding sequence ATGTCGCTAAGAAAATTAATATTTGTCTTGTTATTATTACCATGTTTTTGTTTTGCGAATAAGTGGAATGATTTATGGCAAACAAGAGATCAACAAGGTATGAGCTATTATGAAAGTGGTAATGCAAAAAAGGCGGCTGAAGCTTTTGAAAATAGTAATTGGAAAGGTTCTTCATACTATAAGGCTGGAGACTATCAAAACGCATACCAAGAGTTTAAAAAAGATGATTCAGCTAAAGGGTTGTACAATCAGGGTAATGCCTTAACGCATATGGGCGAATACAAAAAAGCTATAGACGCATATACAAAAGCTATACAAAAAAGACCAGATTTTGCAGATGCAAAAAATAATTTAGAAGTTGCTAAAGAGTTAGAAAAACAACAAAAGCAACAGCAAAATAATAACAAAGATAATAAAGATAATAAAGATAATAAAGATAATAAAGATAATAAAGATAATAAAGATAATAAAGATAATAAAGATAATAAAGATAATAAAGATAATAAAGATAATAAAGATAATAAAGATAATAAAGATAATAAAGATAATAAAGATAATAAAGATAATAAAGATAATAAAGATAATAAGGATAATAAGGATAATAAGGATAATAAGGATAATAAGGATAATAAGGATAATAAGGATAATAAGGATAATAAGGATAATAAGGATAATAAGGATAATAAGGATAATAAGGATAATAAGGATAATAAGGATAATAAGGATAATAAGGATAATAAGGATAATAAGGATAATAAGGATAATAAGGATAATAAGGATAATAAGGATAATAAGGATAATAAGGATAATAAGGATCAAAATGAACAAGCTAAAATTGATCAGCGTCAAAAAGAGCTTAATAATAAGGAAGCAAATAAACTTTTATCAATGATATATGATGATCCCGGTGGACTTCTTAAAAATAAATTTGCACGTGACTACCAGAGAATGATAGGAGACAAGCGTGAAAACTAA
- the lpxD gene encoding UDP-3-O-(3-hydroxymyristoyl)glucosamine N-acyltransferase yields the protein MQYTLKQIVQHLDAKVINQPNDEVIISGLNYAEQAKENDLTLIDKQEHIKLWQNSKAAAAIVSKKISDQLAQINDKPLIVVNNADLAMAKILELFSVPYPEQNGIHEKAVIDPTAKIGKNVSIGPGAYIGKNVEIGDNTIIYANVCIYNDAKIGTNCIIWPSVTIRDRTIIGHFCRLYSNCSIGSDGFGYRPSEDGRTIVRIPHIGNVVIGSFVDIGSNTCIDNAKYGSTIIGDYTKIDNLVQIGHNVIIGKGCMICGQAGISGSVTIGDGVIIAGNAGIKDHTNIGSGARIGGKAGVMWDVPAGESHMGYPAYKDSELAKQWIAIRKLPETMKKLKAIAKSLNIDL from the coding sequence TTGCAATACACTCTAAAACAAATAGTTCAGCACTTAGATGCAAAAGTAATCAATCAACCAAATGATGAAGTTATTATTTCAGGTCTTAATTACGCTGAACAAGCAAAAGAAAATGATCTAACTCTTATTGATAAACAAGAACATATTAAGCTTTGGCAAAATTCAAAAGCGGCTGCAGCTATTGTAAGTAAAAAAATTAGTGATCAATTAGCACAAATAAATGATAAACCTTTAATTGTAGTTAATAATGCTGATTTAGCTATGGCTAAAATATTAGAGCTTTTCTCCGTACCATATCCTGAACAAAATGGCATCCACGAGAAAGCTGTAATCGACCCAACTGCTAAAATTGGTAAAAATGTCTCCATTGGACCCGGCGCATATATCGGTAAAAATGTTGAGATCGGTGATAATACTATTATCTATGCTAATGTATGTATATACAATGATGCAAAAATTGGGACTAACTGTATTATATGGCCAAGTGTGACAATTCGCGATAGAACTATTATAGGACATTTTTGTAGGTTATACTCAAACTGCTCAATTGGTTCAGATGGTTTTGGCTATAGACCTTCTGAAGATGGTAGAACAATTGTTAGGATTCCGCATATTGGCAATGTTGTTATCGGTAGCTTTGTTGATATTGGTTCAAATACTTGTATTGACAATGCTAAATATGGCTCAACTATAATTGGTGATTATACCAAAATTGATAATCTTGTTCAGATAGGTCACAATGTAATTATAGGTAAAGGCTGTATGATTTGTGGGCAAGCTGGTATAAGTGGTTCAGTAACAATTGGTGATGGCGTTATAATCGCCGGTAACGCTGGTATCAAAGATCATACAAATATTGGTAGTGGCGCACGTATCGGTGGTAAAGCTGGAGTTATGTGGGATGTCCCTGCTGGTGAAAGCCATATGGGTTACCCTGCTTATAAAGATAGTGAACTTGCCAAACAATGGATTGCTATTAGAAAGCTCCCAGAGACCATGAAAAAACTCAAAGCTATTGCTAAAAGCCTAAATATAGATCTTTAA
- the pdxY gene encoding pyridoxal kinase, translated as MSLKIPKVLSIQSHVAHGYAGNKAAVFPMQKLGIEVSPIYTVQLSNHTQYDFYKGSFFSAEDIQNVIDGIIVNGFLAQQDAILSGYIGNLEIAKVIANTVVELKKLNSHSLYCCDPVFGDKYDEDENGHIFASADHPNIFLSHLLPLADIITPNLFELSILSDSQIRNYDDIIIACKKLINKTGNLNQIIIVTSVSFSKDKTGIAIYHHGNFSYLESPKYKVQSKVSGSGDITAAMFLSYLLKGKNLDETLKAVTKCLDGIFRVTHDLNTDELALIQAQEYIR; from the coding sequence ATGTCTTTAAAAATCCCTAAAGTATTATCTATCCAATCGCATGTCGCCCATGGCTATGCCGGTAATAAAGCGGCAGTTTTCCCAATGCAAAAGCTTGGCATAGAAGTCTCACCAATATACACAGTACAACTTTCAAACCATACTCAATATGATTTCTACAAAGGATCTTTTTTTAGTGCCGAAGATATTCAAAATGTTATTGATGGTATCATAGTAAATGGTTTTTTAGCACAACAAGATGCTATCTTATCTGGGTATATTGGTAACTTAGAAATTGCCAAGGTTATTGCAAATACAGTTGTAGAACTCAAAAAATTAAACAGCCACAGCTTATATTGCTGCGACCCTGTCTTTGGTGACAAGTATGATGAAGATGAAAATGGGCATATTTTTGCATCTGCTGATCATCCTAATATTTTTTTAAGTCACTTATTACCTTTAGCTGATATCATCACACCTAATCTATTCGAGCTTAGTATTTTGAGTGATTCTCAAATACGCAATTATGATGATATTATTATAGCTTGTAAAAAACTCATCAATAAAACAGGCAATCTCAACCAAATAATAATCGTAACTAGCGTATCTTTTAGCAAAGATAAAACTGGCATAGCCATATACCATCATGGTAACTTCTCATATCTTGAATCACCTAAATACAAGGTTCAATCTAAAGTTAGTGGCTCTGGTGATATTACAGCAGCAATGTTTTTAAGTTATCTGTTAAAAGGTAAAAACTTAGATGAAACTCTCAAAGCAGTGACAAAGTGCTTAGATGGTATTTTTAGAGTAACTCATGATCTAAACACTGATGAGCTAGCGCTAATTCAAGCACAGGAGTATATTAGATAA
- a CDS encoding DUF58 domain-containing protein, which produces MKSYKGVKPDIKELLSYRYQARALKLFANQRVNTTNAGNNISKAKGRGMDFDEVRHYQAGDDIRLMHWSLTARLGKPYTKVYHEERERNLYFILDQNTTMNFGTRECFKSVKAANILALLGFGALDAHDKVGGVIFDDKGYNYYTAKQDKSALIKMFNFVAGDTKQYQLTSDKKLADAIKFLYAKIHSNSVVIVISDFSSFDEQAKQYLKLLSAKNAVINIFSYDPIEKELPALDTFYFSDGKQRIAIDSASKQQSSIYKNLYQNRYTAIKDFSRKNKTGFIEVATNDDLVKAINYGIASYAN; this is translated from the coding sequence ATGAAAAGTTATAAAGGTGTCAAGCCGGATATCAAAGAGCTTTTAAGCTATCGCTACCAAGCCAGAGCATTAAAGCTATTTGCTAATCAAAGGGTAAATACTACTAATGCTGGTAACAATATTTCTAAGGCGAAAGGTCGTGGTATGGATTTTGATGAGGTAAGACATTATCAAGCGGGTGATGACATACGTCTAATGCATTGGTCTTTGACTGCAAGACTTGGCAAGCCATACACTAAAGTTTATCATGAGGAGCGTGAACGTAACCTTTATTTTATTTTAGATCAAAATACTACAATGAACTTTGGTACTAGGGAGTGCTTTAAGAGTGTTAAGGCAGCAAATATTTTAGCTTTGCTTGGCTTTGGAGCTTTAGATGCGCATGATAAAGTCGGAGGTGTTATTTTTGATGACAAAGGCTATAACTATTATACTGCTAAACAAGATAAGTCAGCTTTAATTAAGATGTTTAATTTTGTTGCTGGTGATACTAAGCAATATCAACTAACTTCAGATAAAAAGCTAGCTGATGCGATAAAATTTCTTTATGCAAAAATTCACAGTAATAGTGTTGTAATTGTGATTAGTGACTTTAGTAGTTTTGATGAGCAAGCAAAACAATATCTTAAACTTTTAAGTGCTAAAAATGCTGTAATCAATATTTTTAGTTATGATCCTATAGAAAAAGAGTTGCCAGCTTTGGATACTTTTTATTTCAGTGACGGTAAGCAAAGAATTGCTATAGATAGTGCGAGTAAGCAGCAAAGTAGTATTTATAAGAATTTATATCAAAATAGATATACTGCAATAAAGGATTTTTCGCGTAAGAATAAAACAGGTTTTATTGAAGTAGCAACAAATGATGATTTGGTTAAAGCAATAAATTATGGGATAGCTAGCTATGCAAACTAA